The following are from one region of the Pirellulales bacterium genome:
- a CDS encoding hydantoinase B/oxoprolinase family protein has product MNLREFWIDVGGTFTDCLSRVPDGRLVRHKLLSSGATKGTVGPESSPSAIFDPLRSGEPAEFWVGFDLTLLDPAGRPGESRRVVAFDPQLGRLELDRPAPASAFAGARYELTCGLGSPVLGIRYLLGLPLAEVVPPIRLRLGTTRGTNALLTRRGARTALATTRGFGDLPLIGYQNRPRLFDLTIRKAPPLAERIVEIDERIAADGTVLVPVDESQVRKRLVALRAAGIESLAVCLLHADLYPGHEIVVERIAREVGFIEASRSSAVAPLVKIVSRGDTTTVDAYLNPVLRQYLAELEAALPGSEVRVMTSAGGLATAAMFRGHESVLSGPAGGVVGYARVAAAAGCPRAIGFDMGGTSTDVSRFDGRFEFEYETEKAGVRLVTPTLAIDTVAAGGGSICGFDGVKLVVGPASAGADPGPACYGRGGPLAVTDLNVRLGRIAAERFPFAVDRAAVDRRLAELAEEVAAATGERLAPDDLAAGLLRIANANMARAIRNVTVAKGYQPGEYALVSFGGAAGQHACAVAEELGIRRILDHPDASLLSAYGIGLADLSRHGAAGVYRPAAVVADEQIDRVLTELEQAEIAALMAEGADQGTIESTRSLDVRYRGTDAALNVPLTPGADWREEFRRRHRREFGYEQASRELEVAVARVEVVARSAAALPASDSAPRFAARTESATTAWFSGRELETSVFGREALAPGAVVAGPALVAGPHSTLVVDPGWEAELLSGGELLLTRLAEPSDPAATPKGGPGRLESRPYDAASSEAVLLEVFNNLLAGVAERMGHVLRRTAGSVNVKERLDYSCAVFNAAGELAANAPHVPVHLGGMGATVRALIADNPDLRPGDVFLTNDPYRGGSHLPDLTVALPVHDEPTGELLFWTACRAHHAEIGGVRPGSMPPRAATLGEEGVVIANFRIVRAGESQEEALRELLTSAPYPSRAVEENLADVRAQVAAVQQGASDLRELASRYGRRELLRQLDAIQTAAETKVRTALAKLPPGERRFVDFLETAEGASIPIVVKIALGGSSCESSAGRLGASGAIPGGSAAEGSVVLRPQTPEGLPILAGSSRPPAAIIDFTGTASAVAGNLNANAAIVSAAVMYVLRLLVAEDVPLNEGMLRAVEIVLPEGVLNPRPAANLSESPAVAAGNVETSQRVVDVLLGALGLAAASQGTMNNLLFGNDRSSCYETICGGSGATAAGPGADAVQVHMTNTRATDPEVLERRLPVRLREFSIRHGSGGAGGHCGGDGAVRTIEFLEPMDVSLITQRRGPHPPFGAAGGEPGVVGENRLLRADGTVVLLPGVAEASVEPGDAIEIRTPGGGGWGAPL; this is encoded by the coding sequence ATGAACCTCCGCGAGTTCTGGATCGACGTCGGCGGCACCTTCACCGATTGCCTCTCCCGTGTGCCCGACGGCCGCTTGGTCCGGCACAAGCTCCTTAGCTCCGGGGCGACCAAAGGGACCGTCGGCCCTGAGAGTTCGCCAAGCGCGATCTTCGATCCGCTCCGCAGCGGCGAACCCGCGGAGTTCTGGGTCGGGTTCGATCTGACGTTGCTCGATCCCGCCGGCCGGCCGGGAGAGTCGAGGCGGGTCGTCGCCTTCGACCCGCAGCTTGGTCGGCTTGAACTTGATCGCCCCGCGCCCGCGTCGGCGTTCGCCGGGGCCAGATACGAATTGACTTGCGGGCTCGGCTCGCCCGTCTTGGGGATCCGCTATCTCCTCGGCCTGCCCCTCGCTGAGGTTGTGCCGCCGATTCGATTGCGACTCGGCACCACGCGGGGCACGAACGCCCTGCTCACTCGTCGCGGCGCCCGCACCGCGCTGGCGACGACGCGCGGGTTTGGCGACCTGCCGCTCATCGGCTACCAGAACCGCCCACGGCTGTTCGACTTGACGATCCGCAAGGCCCCGCCGCTCGCCGAACGAATCGTCGAGATCGACGAGCGGATCGCCGCCGACGGAACAGTGCTCGTCCCGGTCGACGAGTCGCAGGTGCGCAAGCGGCTCGTCGCGCTCCGCGCCGCGGGGATCGAGTCGCTTGCCGTTTGCCTGCTTCACGCCGATCTCTATCCCGGCCACGAAATCGTCGTCGAGCGAATTGCTCGCGAGGTCGGGTTCATCGAGGCGAGTCGCTCGAGCGCCGTCGCGCCGCTGGTGAAGATCGTCTCGCGCGGCGACACGACCACGGTCGACGCCTATCTCAATCCCGTGCTGCGGCAGTACCTCGCCGAGCTCGAGGCCGCGCTCCCCGGCAGCGAGGTGCGGGTGATGACTTCGGCCGGCGGACTGGCGACCGCGGCGATGTTCCGTGGCCACGAGAGCGTGCTGTCCGGCCCCGCGGGGGGCGTCGTCGGGTACGCCCGCGTCGCCGCCGCGGCCGGTTGCCCGCGGGCGATCGGCTTCGACATGGGGGGCACGAGCACCGACGTCTCGCGGTTCGACGGCCGGTTCGAGTTCGAGTACGAAACCGAGAAGGCCGGCGTGCGGCTGGTGACGCCGACGCTGGCGATCGACACGGTGGCTGCGGGGGGAGGTTCGATCTGCGGATTCGACGGCGTCAAGCTCGTCGTCGGCCCCGCGAGCGCCGGGGCCGACCCCGGCCCGGCGTGCTACGGCCGCGGCGGGCCGCTTGCCGTAACCGATCTGAACGTCCGATTGGGGCGCATTGCGGCCGAGCGGTTTCCCTTTGCCGTCGATCGCGCCGCGGTCGACCGCCGACTTGCCGAACTGGCCGAGGAGGTCGCCGCTGCAACCGGCGAACGGCTTGCGCCGGACGACCTTGCTGCGGGACTGTTGCGCATCGCCAACGCGAACATGGCTCGCGCGATTCGCAACGTGACGGTCGCCAAGGGCTATCAGCCGGGCGAGTATGCGCTGGTGTCGTTCGGCGGCGCCGCAGGACAGCATGCGTGCGCCGTCGCCGAGGAGCTCGGCATCCGCCGCATCCTCGATCACCCCGACGCCAGTCTGCTCAGCGCCTACGGCATCGGTCTAGCCGACCTGTCGCGCCACGGCGCGGCGGGGGTGTACCGCCCCGCTGCGGTCGTCGCGGACGAACAGATCGATCGCGTGCTGACGGAGCTAGAGCAAGCGGAGATCGCGGCGCTCATGGCCGAAGGCGCCGATCAAGGCACGATCGAATCGACCCGATCGCTCGACGTGCGGTATCGCGGGACCGATGCGGCGCTCAACGTGCCGCTGACGCCCGGCGCCGATTGGCGCGAGGAATTCCGCCGCCGTCATCGGCGCGAGTTCGGTTACGAGCAGGCGTCGCGCGAGCTCGAGGTCGCGGTCGCGCGGGTCGAAGTCGTCGCCCGTTCGGCTGCCGCGCTCCCCGCAAGCGATTCGGCCCCGCGCTTTGCTGCGAGAACGGAGTCGGCGACCACCGCATGGTTTTCGGGGCGAGAACTCGAGACGTCGGTGTTCGGTCGCGAGGCGCTCGCCCCCGGGGCGGTCGTCGCGGGGCCGGCGCTTGTCGCGGGACCGCACTCGACCTTGGTCGTCGACCCCGGGTGGGAGGCCGAGTTACTTAGCGGCGGCGAGCTCTTGTTGACTCGCCTGGCCGAGCCGAGCGATCCTGCCGCAACGCCCAAAGGGGGGCCTGGCAGGCTGGAAAGCCGACCGTACGATGCGGCCTCCTCCGAGGCGGTCCTCTTGGAAGTGTTCAACAATTTGCTTGCCGGGGTCGCCGAGCGGATGGGGCACGTGTTGCGACGCACCGCGGGGAGCGTCAACGTCAAGGAGCGGCTCGACTACAGTTGTGCCGTGTTCAACGCCGCGGGCGAGCTGGCCGCGAACGCCCCGCACGTTCCGGTTCATCTGGGAGGGATGGGGGCGACGGTTCGCGCGCTGATCGCCGACAACCCCGACCTGCGGCCCGGCGACGTGTTTCTCACGAACGATCCCTATCGCGGGGGGTCGCATCTGCCCGACCTCACCGTGGCGCTTCCGGTGCACGATGAACCGACCGGCGAGTTGCTGTTCTGGACCGCGTGCCGAGCTCATCATGCTGAGATCGGCGGGGTGCGTCCCGGATCGATGCCCCCGCGGGCCGCCACGCTGGGCGAGGAAGGGGTCGTCATCGCCAATTTCCGAATTGTCCGTGCCGGCGAGTCGCAAGAGGAGGCGCTGCGCGAGCTGTTGACCTCGGCGCCATACCCCTCGCGAGCCGTCGAGGAAAACCTAGCCGACGTCCGCGCTCAGGTCGCCGCCGTGCAACAAGGCGCTTCGGATCTGCGCGAGTTGGCTAGCCGCTACGGCCGTCGCGAGTTGCTACGGCAGCTCGATGCGATTCAAACGGCTGCGGAAACCAAGGTCCGCACGGCGCTTGCCAAGCTGCCGCCGGGGGAACGACGGTTCGTCGATTTCCTCGAAACGGCCGAGGGAGCAAGCATTCCGATCGTCGTGAAGATTGCCCTCGGCGGCTCGTCATGCGAGTCGAGCGCCGGGCGCCTGGGAGCGAGCGGAGCGATCCCCGGTGGAAGCGCCGCGGAGGGCTCCGTCGTGCTCCGCCCCCAGACGCCCGAGGGACTTCCAATACTCGCGGGAAGCTCCCGCCCCCCCGCCGCGATCATTGACTTCACCGGCACGGCCTCTGCCGTCGCGGGCAACCTGAACGCCAACGCGGCGATCGTCTCTGCGGCGGTCATGTACGTGTTGCGACTGCTTGTGGCCGAGGACGTGCCGCTCAACGAAGGGATGCTGCGAGCGGTTGAGATCGTCCTCCCCGAGGGCGTGCTCAATCCCCGCCCGGCCGCGAATCTCAGCGAGTCGCCGGCGGTCGCCGCAGGGAACGTCGAGACCTCGCAGCGCGTGGTCGACGTGCTGTTGGGCGCCTTGGGGCTCGCCGCGGCGAGTCAGGGGACGATGAACAATCTGCTGTTCGGCAACGATCGGAGCAGTTGCTACGAAACGATCTGCGGCGGCAGCGGTGCGACGGCCGCGGGCCCCGGCGCCGACGCGGTCCAGGTGCACATGACCAACACCCGCGCGACCGACCCCGAAGTCCTGGAACGCCGCCTTCCGGTCCGCTTGCGGGAGTTCTCGATCCGTCACGGCTCCGGCGGCGCCGGAGGACATTGCGGCGGCGACGGGGCGGTGCGGACGATCGAGTTTCTCGAACCGATGGACGTCTCGCTCATCACGCAGCGCCGCGGGCCCCATCCTCCCTTCGGCGCCGCAGGAGGAGAGCCCGGCGTTGTGGGCGAAAACCGTTTGCTCCGAGCCGACGGGACTGTGGTCCTCCTCCCTGGCGTCGCCGAAGCGAGCGTCGAACCCGGCGACGCAATCGAAATTCGAACCCCCGGCGGCGGAGGGTGGGGCGCGCCTTTGTAG
- a CDS encoding replication-associated recombination protein A: protein MSLFAAAEAENRRRAEPLAARMRPRTLAEFVGQSHFLGEGKLLRRLIKADRLTALLFYGPPGTGKTTLAHLLAKETRARFRQLNAVTSGIKELRELLDDARDVLSVDGVRTLLFIDEIHRFNKSQQDALLPDVESGGVVLVGATTANPFFAVNDALVSRARVFEFQPLAEEDVVALLRRAIADSDRGLGAVPIEADDAALTFLAVTCDGDARRALSALEVGVLSADERPVRFTRELAAESVQRKAIQYDAAGDSHYDSASALIKSIRGSDPDAGMYWLARMLEGGEDVRFLCRRLVILASEDVGNADPHALPLAVGTMQACEFVGLPECQLALAQCVAYLACAPKSNAATVAIGEARADVREGRLVPVPKHLQDAHYAGAQRLGHGAGYQYAHDSPGGVAAQDYLGVNREYYRPVDRGFESQLAQRLAAIRRQLRGE from the coding sequence ATGTCCCTGTTCGCCGCTGCTGAAGCCGAGAATCGACGCCGGGCCGAGCCGCTCGCCGCACGGATGCGCCCTCGCACGCTTGCCGAGTTCGTCGGCCAATCGCATTTTCTTGGCGAAGGCAAACTGCTGCGGCGGCTCATCAAGGCCGACCGTCTCACCGCCCTCTTGTTTTACGGCCCCCCGGGAACCGGCAAGACGACGCTCGCGCACCTGTTGGCCAAGGAGACCCGGGCGCGGTTCCGCCAACTCAACGCCGTCACGAGCGGGATCAAAGAGCTGCGCGAGCTGTTGGACGACGCTCGCGACGTCCTCTCAGTCGACGGCGTGCGCACGCTGCTGTTCATCGACGAAATTCACCGCTTCAACAAGTCCCAGCAAGACGCCCTCCTCCCCGACGTGGAGAGCGGCGGGGTCGTGCTTGTCGGCGCCACGACGGCTAACCCGTTTTTTGCCGTCAACGACGCCCTGGTGAGTCGGGCGCGCGTGTTCGAGTTCCAGCCGTTGGCCGAGGAAGACGTCGTCGCCCTGCTGCGGCGGGCGATCGCCGACAGTGATCGCGGACTCGGCGCCGTGCCGATCGAGGCCGACGATGCCGCGCTGACCTTCCTCGCCGTCACGTGCGACGGCGACGCCCGGCGGGCTCTTTCGGCGCTCGAGGTCGGCGTCCTCTCGGCCGACGAGCGCCCGGTGCGATTCACGCGCGAACTGGCCGCCGAGAGCGTCCAGCGCAAAGCGATCCAGTACGACGCCGCGGGAGACTCCCACTACGACTCGGCCAGCGCGTTGATCAAGAGCATCCGCGGCAGCGATCCCGACGCGGGAATGTACTGGCTTGCCCGGATGCTCGAGGGGGGCGAGGACGTGCGGTTCCTGTGCCGACGGTTGGTGATCTTGGCGAGCGAGGACGTAGGGAACGCCGACCCGCACGCCTTGCCGCTGGCGGTGGGGACGATGCAGGCGTGTGAGTTTGTCGGCTTGCCGGAGTGCCAACTCGCCCTTGCGCAGTGCGTCGCGTATCTCGCCTGCGCCCCGAAGAGCAACGCCGCGACGGTCGCAATCGGCGAGGCCCGAGCCGACGTCCGCGAGGGGCGGCTCGTCCCCGTTCCCAAGCATCTGCAGGACGCCCACTACGCTGGCGCCCAGCGGCTTGGCCATGGCGCAGGATACCAATACGCCCACGACTCCCCGGGAGGCGTCGCGGCCCAGGACTACCTGGGGGTCAACCGCGAATACTATCGCCCGGTTGATCGGGGGTTTGAATCGCAGTTAGCTCAGCGGCTGGCCGCGATCCGCCGTCAACTGCGCGGCGAGTGA